The window AGATtaataccaaaaaaatatgtttgaaatttaaagaaaataaattcttattGTTTAGTTGagaattgttttcatttcatataataaaacttaaaaaaaacattaaaaattcGATACATTAATATATTGAGCTACTTTTGAATCGACAAGATATTGGCTCAATGAAGGAAATTCATCCAGTTTAGAACAATCATTCATGGGTAATAAATCACAGacaataattttatcattcaataaatcCGGTTTCATCACTTTCAATAagaattttccatttgttgtcTCCTTTTTGAACATGAAATTAGCATAGCTTGTCCATTCATATTGCAACGGTTTTTCCGAAACCAAtttgacatcatcatatggttTTATATTATCAAGTGAACAAGGAAAACATAGGCCACGagattcattaaaattatcgatttctaatgttgatgttgatacGAATTTCGATTTCCAGGAAACGAATTCGATTGAACCAAAATCAATAAGCAAAACCtgtgacaacaaaaaaaaattgatttaaatgtaatgataaaaaaaactatatcCATCATATTACCTTGCCACAAATTGGTTTATGATTGCGATCACATTTCATCGAAATCAATCTGGCCCTGCACCAATCCTTGTGAATATCGGAATATACCAAAGCCAAAATAACAGAACCAGAAACAGAATTTCGTCTAATCAAATCGGGCATCGAATGTGGTTCAGAATCGATGTGTTGTCGAATTAATTTTGTTAATTGTTCATAACGTTCAACATCTTGTTCAACACGACAATAGAAAAGTGTAGGGCTATTAACGTGTGTTACAATAACCGATTCATCAGTCATACAGTCGTggtcttgtttttgtttagaCATTTTTTATaggaaataaaacaaaacaaaaaaaatacagaatcgtttacaataaattttatattatattaattcaataatttgaaaatacgtgtttgggtgtgtgtgtgtgtgtttatgtgtattcgttggaaaatttatttgggaaataatgtacaaaaaaaatattgaatgttCAATGCATTTTATTTGGATGTGGAAGTTGAATTATTTGTTGCTTGCAAATTTAACCATAATCATAACAAAcagacaacaaaataatgatgcaaacaaacaaaaaaaaagtgaacgCGTTGGCCTGTGAAAACGTGGTAAATGCATTTGATAATCGATTGTATCATCAAActttaatttaaattagtGGCGCCATCCAGAGTCctgttttgattttattcttgaatacaattttttgtgTATCATGCTGAATGGGATGCCGGTCatgtttgataaattttatcAACGATGATTTGATacaaatatggaaaaatgatCTAATAAACAACTATATTTAGAATGTAAAAACGATCTAATGTACAAAATGTATAATTAGATCCAGTATATAATTGTGGATGCTAGTCAATCGAAGCAATCATTTGCAATATTATCAGCTTTGAGTATCAATCGCTGTCCAGATTTTAAatggataaaatgaatttagaaACTCGTGATTTTGATTGGGAAAATTGTctaaaaacaatcaaacgtCATGGAAAGGGTGAGTATTGATTCCcttaaatttttctataaGAAAATATTACAATAATGTTCATTGCATTTTTTCAGATAAGAATATTGTTGTCATGATGTTGAATCATTGTTTCGATACAATATTATcgaaatttgaatcaatagatcaatttttatgcaatgaaaagtttaaaaattttcaagaaatTTGGAACAATAGTTGCGTTCGTATGGCTGTGGATGGTGGTGCAAATGTTCTTTACGATATGCAGCAATCTAATGCTAAATATGATGGGCAACTTCTCGATCCTACTTTTTTAAGCggtgattttgattcaattcatccaAAAGTGATGGATCACTTTAAACAACGTGgagaaaatataaaaattatgcATACGCCCGATCAGGATCACACGGATTTTACAAAAGCATTGTTTATTCTGGATGAACAAGTTTTGAATCTGAATACTACTCCTGCAATTGATTGCATTttggttttcttttcaaattcaggacgaatcgatcaatatttatcgattttatCTACTGTCCATAATTTCagtaataacaataaaactTTTCCGCCTATAATTCTAGTCGATATGGTCGATTCGATTAgttttgtattgaaaaag of the Dermatophagoides farinae isolate YC_2012a chromosome 1, ASM2471394v1, whole genome shotgun sequence genome contains:
- the LOC124493083 gene encoding uncharacterized protein LOC124493083 yields the protein MSKQKQDHDCMTDESVIVTHVNSPTLFYCRVEQDVERYEQLTKLIRQHIDSEPHSMPDLIRRNSVSGSVILALVYSDIHKDWCRARLISMKCDRNHKPICGKVLLIDFGSIEFVSWKSKFVSTSTLEIDNFNESRGLCFPCSLDNIKPYDDVKLVSEKPLQYEWTSYANFMFKKETTNGKFLLKVMKPDLLNDKIIVCDLLPMNDCSKLDEFPSLSQYLVDSKVAQYINVSNF
- the LOC124491359 gene encoding thiamine pyrophosphokinase 1, whose product is MDKMNLETRDFDWENCLKTIKRHGKDKNIVVMMLNHCFDTILSKFESIDQFLCNEKFKNFQEIWNNSCVRMAVDGGANVLYDMQQSNAKYDGQLLDPTFLSGDFDSIHPKVMDHFKQRGENIKIMHTPDQDHTDFTKALFILDEQVLNLNTTPAIDCILVFFSNSGRIDQYLSILSTVHNFSNNNKTFPPIILVDMVDSISFVLKKGSSHRIPKFDDANWCSLIPLCGQAKVKTVGLRWNLDENIELEFGKFISSSNEFDRNTNIVTVNVAEKPILFSTEFHL